DNA sequence from the Lysobacter silvisoli genome:
CAGGCCCAGCGCGGTCAGCGCGCTGAGGATGCCGCGGAAGGTGAGGTAACCGAACAGGCCGAACAGGCTCTGCAGTTGCTCCAGCCAGCGCGTCAGTTCAAGCAACATGCGTCGTCTCCTCCCCTTGCGGCGACGCGTCGCTGGCCAGCAGCGCGGTCACGATCTTGTCCATCGCGCTGCCGCGCGAGCCCTTCACCAGCGCGCGCACGCCGTCGCGCAACTGCGCGCGCAGCGCCTGCGCCAGGGCGTCGTGGCTGTCGTAATGCGTGGCGCCCTCGCCGAAGGCCTGAGCGGCGTAGGCGCTGAGCGCACCCAGGGCGTACAGGCGCTTGAGCCCGGCGTCCTTGGCCCGGCGCCCGGCTTCGGCGTGCATCGCCGCGCCGTCGGGGCCGAGTTCGCGCATGTCGCCCAGCACCAGCCAGCCCTCGCCCTTGCGGCCGTGCGCGGTGGCGTCGGCCAGGGTGTCGATGGCCGCGGCCAGCGAACCCGGATTGGCGTTGTAGCTGTCGTCCACCAGCACCGCGCCGCTGCGCAGGCGGTGGGTGACCAGGCGCCCGGACACCGGACGCGCGGCGTTGAGGCCGGCGGCGATGACCCCCAGCGCCACGCCCGCGCCCAGCGCCAGCGACGCGGCGGCCAGGGCGTTGCGCACGTTGTGGCGGCCGGGAATGGCCAGCGCGATCGCGGCCTCGCCCTGCGGCGTGGTCAGCACGAACCGCGAGCCCTCTTCGTCCAGGCGGATGTCGCGCGCGCCGACGTCGGCGCTGGCGTCCAGGCCGAAGCGGATCAGGCGGCGCCCGTGCGCGCGCTCGGCAAAATACGGTGCGAACGCATCGTCGGCATTGATCGCCGCCACGCCGTCCGGCGGCAGGCTGTCGTAGACCGCGGCCTTGGTGTCGGCGATGGCCAGCAGGCTGCCCATGCGCTCCAGGTGCGCCGGCGCCACGTTGTTGACCAGGGCCACCTGCGCCGGCGCGATCGCGGTCAGATAGGCGATGTCGCCCGGCGCGCCGGTGCCCATCTCGTAGATCGCGTACTGCGCGTCCTCGGGCGCGGCCAGCACCGCCAGCGGCATGCCGATCTCGTTGTTGCGGTTGCCCGGCGTGGCGTAAGCGCGACCGGCCCGCTCCAGGATCGCCTGGGTCAGGTTCTTGACGCTGGTCTTGCCGCTGCTGCCGGTGATGGCCAGGGTGATGGTGTCGCGGCGCTGGCGCTGCACGGCGGCGGCGAAATCGGCCAGCGCGCGTTCGGTGTCGGCCACCACCACCTGCGGCAGCGGCGCGTCCACCGCGCGCGCGACCAGAGCGCCGGCCACGCCGGCGGCGGCCGCGGCGGCGACGTGATCGTGCCCGTCGAAACGCGCGCCCTTGAGCGCCACGAACAGCGCGGCGCCCGCCTCGCCCAAGGCGCGGGTGTCGGTGACCACGGCCGCGACTTGCGCGTCCTCGCCGTGCAGGCGGCCGCCGGTCATGCGCGCGATCTCGCTCAGGCGGATAGGCTTCATCGCCTGGCCTCCAGCGCCGCGCGCGCGACGTCGGTGTCGTCGAAGGGGTGCTGCACGCCGTCGATTTCCTGGTAAGGCTCGTGGCCCTTGCCGGCCACCAGCACGATGTCGTCCGCGCCGGCCTCGGCCACCGCGCGCGCGATCGCCGCGGCGCGGTCGCGCAGCACGATCGCGCGCTCGGGATGGGCGAAGCCGGCGACGATGTCGGCCACGATCGCGTCGCCGTTCTCGCGCCGCGGGTTGTCGTCGGTCACCACCACCAGGTCGGCGCCGGCTTCGGCGATGGCCGCCATCTGCGGGCGCTTGCCGCGGTCGCGCTCGCCGCCGCAGCCGAACACGCAGACCAGGCGCGCGCGCGCGTGGCCGCGCAGCGAGGCCAGCGCCTGCTCCAGCGCGTCGGGGGTGTGGGCGTAATCGATCACCACCAGCGGCCTGCCGCTCTCGCCGCCCAGGCGGTTCATGCGGCCGTGGATGGGCTGCAGCCGGCTCAGGGTGTCGGCGATGCGCTCGGGCGCGTCGCCCAGCGCATACAGCGCGCCGGCCACGGCCAGCAGGTTGTCGACGTTGAAGCGGCCCAGCAGCGGCGACGTCACCGGCCAGGCGCCACCATCGGCGACCAGTTCGAAGCCGATGCCGCGGTTGTCCAGGCGCAGTTCGCGCGCCGACAACGTGGCGCCGTCGGCGCCGCGCGAACTCAGACCCACCGCGCGCACCGTCGCCGGCAGCGCCGCGTGCAGCTGACGGCCGTAGTCGTCGTCCAGATTGATCGCCGCGGCCCGCAGCCCCGGCCAATCGAACAAACGCGCCTTGGCCGCGCCGTAGCTGGCCATGTCGCCGTGGTAATCCAGATGATCGCGGGTGAGGTTGGTGAACACGCCCACGTCGAAATGCACGCCGTCCACGCGGCCCTGGTCCAGCGCGTGCGAGCTGACTTCCATCGCCACCGCGCGCGCGCCGGCGTCGTGCATGTCGGCCAGCAGCTGGTGCAGTTGCAGCACCAACGGCGTGGTGAAACCGGTCGGCACGACCTGGCCGTACAGGCCCGCGCCCAGCGTGCCGATGGTGCCGCAGCGCAGGCCGCGCAGCGTCCAGGCCTGAGCCAGCAGTTGCACGGTCGAGGTTTTGCCGTTGGTGCCGGTCACGCCGACCATGGTCATGGCCTCGCTGACGCGGCCATGGAAACGATCGCCAAGTTCGCCCAGGCGTGCGCGCAGGCCGGGCACGGCGATGGCGTCGTCCGGCGCGGGCAGGTCCTCGGGCGCGGGCGGTTCGAACAGCACCGCGGTGGCGCCGGCGGCGCGCGCCTGGGCGACGAACTTCAGCCCGTGCGCGCCGAAGCCGGCGATGGCGACGAAGGCATGACCGGGACGCACCGCGCGGCTGTCCAGGGTCAGCCCGGTGATGTCGAGCTCGGCCGGCACCGCGGCCACGTCGGGCAGCAGTTCGGCCAGGCGCATGCGGCGGGAGGCGCTCATCGCGCGCCTCCCGTGGGCAGCATCGCGCCGGCCGCGACCGGCGGCAGATCGGCGGGCAGTTCCTCCGGCGTTTCCGCCGAATCCACGTCCACCGGCAGCACCGGCCCGTTGGGCTTGCCGCCGTTGGCCTTGAGCCGCTTGGCCTCGGCCGCGGCCTGCGCCGCCAGCCAGGTGTCGATGTCGTCCGGCGCCACGTCCATCAGGCGCAGCGCGCCTTCCATGACGTTGCGGAACACCGGGCCGGAGACCAGGCCGCCGTAATAGCCGCGCATCGCCGGATCGGGTTCGCTGACCACCACCGCCATCGAGAAGCGCGGGTTCTTCACCGGCACCACGCCGGCGAACAGCGAGATGTACTTGTTGGAATAGCCGCCGGTGGCGCTGAACTTGCGTGCGGTGCCGGTCTTGCCGGCCACGTGGTAGCCCAGGATCGCCACGCCCTTGGCGGTGCCGCCCGGCTCGGTCACGGTCTGCATCATGCGCATGACCTCGCCCGCGATTTCCGGCTCCAGCACCTGGCGCGGCTCGTTGCGCTGGCCGCGCACGAAGGTCGGCGCGATCAGCCTGCCGCCGTTGGCCATGGCCGCGTAGGCCATCGCGATCTGCAGCGGCGTGGCCGACAGGCCGTAGCCGTAGGACATGGTCGCCTTGGTGGTGCCGCTCCAGCGATCCGGCGACAGCACCACGCCGGCCGATTCGCCGGGGAAGCCGCTCTCGGGCTTGCTGCCGTAACCGAAGCTCTTGACGAACTGGTAGTAGTAATCGTTCGGCAACGGCAGCGCGAGCTTGGCCGCGCCCACGTTGGAGCTCTTGGTGATCACGCCGGTGACGTTGAGCACGCCGTAGTTGTGCGTGTCGGTGATGCGGTAGCGGCCGTTGGGCATCCAGCCCGGCGTGGTGTCGACGATGGTGTTGGGCGTGACCCGGCCGGTCTTCAGCGCCGCGGCCACGGTGATCGGCTTCATCGTCGAGCCGGGCTCGACCACGTCGGTCAGCGCGCGGTTGCGGTGGGTTTCGGGATTGCCAGCGCCCAGCAGATTGGGGTTGTAGGTGGGCAGGTTGGCCATCGCCAGCACCTCGCCCGTGTCCACGTCCAGCACCACCGCCGAACCGCTACTCGCGCCGGTTTCCAGCAGCGCGCGGCGCAGTTCGCGGTAGGTCAGGTATTGGATGCGGCGGTCGATGGTCAGGGTCAGGTCCTGACCGGGCTCGGCCGACTTGACCAGGTCCACGTTCTCGATGATGCGGCCGGCGCCGTCGCGGATCACGCGCTTGGCGCCGGGCTTGCCGCGCAGCCAGTCGTCGAAGGCCAGCTCCAGCCCTTCCTGGCCACGGTCGTCGACATTGGTGAAGCCCAACACGTGCGCCAGCGCCTCGCCCTGCGGGTAGAAGCGGCGGAACTCGCGCTGCGAGAACACGCCGGGAATCTTCAGCGCCAGGATGCGGTGCGCCTCGTCCGGATTGATCCGGCGCTTGAGGTACAGGAACTCCTTGCCCGAACGCTGGCTGAGCTTGCGGGTCAGGTGATCCACCGGCACGCCCAGGGCCTTGGCCAGCTCGGGCAGGCGCGCCGGGTTCTTCAGCAGTTCCTTGGGATTGCCCCAGATCGATTCCACCGGCGTGGACACCGCCAACGGCTCGCCGTTGCGGTCGGTGATCATGCCGCGCGAGGTCGGGATCGGAATCTCGCGCAGCGCGCGCGCGTCGCCCTGCTGGCGGTAGAAATCGTTGCCCAGCACCTGCAGGTAGAACGCGCGCCCGACCAGGGCCATGGCGCACAGGCCCAGCGCGCCGCCGACCAGGATCAGGCGGTTGCGCAGGTCGAAGCGCGCGCGGCCGCGCGGCTTGCCGGCGCCGCGATCGCCGCCGCGCGCCGGGCCGGCCTTGCCGCGCTCGCCCAGCAGGCGCTCCAGCGGCCCGCTGCGGCGCTCGTCGCGGCGCGAATCGTCGCGGCGGCTCATGGCTTGATCACCACGGTTTCGGCGCCCTCGGGGAACTTCATGCCCAGGCGGTCGCGCGCGACCTGGTCGATGCGGTTGCTCTCGGCCCAGGTCGCCTGTTCCAGCTGCAGGCGGCCGAACTCGATATTGAGATCGTCGCGCTCGCGGTCGAGCTTGTTGAGCTGGACGAAGTACTGGCGGTGCTGATGGCGCGCATAGACCACGGCCAGGGCCGAGGCCACGTTGGCCACCACCAGCACGGTCAGCAGCAGGCGCCAGGTCATGCCGCGGCCTCCAGCTTCTCGGCCACGCGCAGCACCGCGCTGCGCGCGCGCGGGTTGCCGGCGGTTTCCTCGTCCAGCGCCTTCTGCGCGCCGTCGATGGCACGCAGGCTCGGGGTGAAAGCGACCTCCACCGGCAGGCGGCGGTTGCTCGGCGGCGCCTTGCTGTGACGCGCGATGAACTGCTTGACGATGCGGTCTTCCAGCGAATGGAAGCTGATCACGGCCAGGCGGCCGCCGACGTTCAGGCGCGCCAGCGCGCCGTCCAGCCCGGTCTCCAGGTCGGCCAGCTCGCGGTTGATATGGATGCGGATGGCCTGGAAGCTGCGCGTGGCCGGGTGGATCTTGTCGCCGCGCGGCATCACCGAGGCGATCAGCTCGGCCAGCTGGGCGGTGCGCAGGATCGGCTGCTCGGCGCGGCGAGCGACGAGGGTGCGCGCGATCTTGCGGCTCATGCGCTCCTCGCCGTAGGTCCACAGCACGTCGGCGATCTCGCGCTCGGAGGCCTGCGCCAGCCACTGCGCCGCGCTCTGGCCGCTGTCCGGGTCCATGCGCATGTCCAGGGGACCGTCCTTGCCGAAGCTGAAGCCGCGCTCGGCCACGTCCAGCTGCGGCGAGGACACGCCCAGGTCCAGCAGCACGCCGTCCAGGCCGGCCGCGGCCGCGTCCCAGTCGGCGATATGGGCGAAGCTGCCGCGGAAAATGGACACGCGCGGATCGGCGCCGAACTCGCGTTCGGCCACGGCGATCGCTTCGGGGTCCTTATCCATCAGCAGCAGCCGGCCTCCGGCGCCGAGTTGATCGAGTACGCCGCGCGCATGCCCGCCGCGGCCGAACGTCCCGTCCAGGTACGTCCCACTCCCGTTGACCTGCAGGCCGTCCAGGACCTGCCGATACATCACGGGGAGGTGGCCGGACCGCGCTCCCGGGCGCTCCATGCCACCGCCCGTCACAGCTGCAGATCGAGCAGCTCGTCGCTCAGATCCTCATCGCCGATGGTCTGGCGGATCTGGGCGTGGTGCGCCTGCTCGCTCCACAACTCGAATTTGTCGCCCATGCCCAGCAGCACCGCCTTCTTCTCTATGCCCACGGCGGCGCGATGGCTGGCCGGCACGCTGATGCGGCCGTTGCCGTCGAGTTCGACGAAAGAGGCCGCGCCGACCAGCTTGAGCTGGATGTTGCGGTTGACCTTCTTGGCCTTGGGCAGGGCGTTGACCTGGTCGCGCACGCGCTCCCAGACCGCCAGCGGATAGAGGTACAGGCTGCCGGCCTCGAACGGGTTGTAGGTGATGACCAGGCGGTTGCCGCATTCGCGCGCGACGAGCTCACGGTAGGCGGTGGGCACCGCCAGCCGGCCCTTGTCGTCGATCGTGATGGCGGTTTCGCCCTGGAACATTGCCCACCTTGTCGGCGCCCCTCTCTACCGGACGGGTCACCGGTTAGGCCCGCCTCGCGGCGGACTACCTGCGTTCTGGCCCCCTACCGGGAGCCAAGGCCTCCGAAAAAACCACAAAAAACCCGGTTTTCCCTCGGATGCCCACCTTAGCACCGCCCACAGGCTTGTCAACAACTTTCGGGACGGAATTTCGCTAGGCGCATCAATGGCTTGCGGCAATCTTCAGAGTCTTATTCAAGACTTATCCACTAACCTTTGTTTCGTCTCATATTTTGAGATTAGAGCGATTACTTTGATCGGGGTCGCAGTCCTGGGGCGAGCGAGCGACGCACATGCTGCGCAGCAGCATTGGAATTGGGACGGTCGGCGGCCGGCTTGGCCGCCGGAACGGGCCGCATCGGCCGCCAGACCGCAATCCTGAACAGGCACGCTGAAGCGGGCCGGCACTTGGCGCGCACCACGCCGCGGGCGAGCATCCGGCGCAGAGCTGCATCGACAGGACCGCACCGCCTTGGCCCAGACCGTCATTCCGCAACTTCGCATGCTCAGCGCGAGCATCAGCCTGCCCTTCTACGAACGCCTGGGCTTCAACCTGGATTGGCAGCACCAGTTCGAACCCGGCTTCCCGCTGTTCGTGCAGCTCACCCGCGCCGGCCAGACCATTTTCCTCAGCGAACACCGCGACGACTGCGCAGTGGGCGGCGCGGTGTACTTCGTGGTGCCCGACGTGGACGAGTGCCACCGCGCGTTCGTGGCCAACAGCGTAGCCATCGCGGAACCGCCCGAAAACACTCCCTGGGACACCCGCGAAATGCTCGTCGCCGACCCCGACGGCAACCGCCTGCGATTCGCGACCGACGTGACGCCGACCAATGCGGACGACACCAGCACACCCTAGCCGCGACGCAACCGCGAAGCCCCGCGCGCCCTCACCCCAACCCTCTCCCGCAAGCGGGAGAGGGGGCCAAAAGCAAAAGCTCAAAACTCAGAGCCACATGACCGCGGCGCAGCCACGATGTGGAGAGCCCCCTTTAGTAAAGGGGGCGCCGCGAAGCGGCGGGGATTTGGAAAAAGAGGCCTGGGGCCCAAAGTTTGCTAAAGCAAACTTTGGGGCTTCTTTGATGCCCAAGGCATCAAAGAAGCGGCGGAGCCGACCATAAGCCGGGTTCTGTCGTGAGCAGTCATTCCTCTAGGCGCAGCGTCGCCGCTACGCTCAAGCAGCCTACCCGGAGACACCGCGGGCCGCGGCAAAGTCTCCCTATTTGGCCTTGCTCCCGGTGGGGTTTGCCGTGCCGGTCCGTTACCGGACTCGCGGTGCGCTCTTACCGCACCGTTTCACCCTTACCACGCACGTCTTGCGACGCCGTTCGGCGGTTTGCTCTCTGTTGCACTTTCCGTCGGCTCGCGCCGCCCAGGCGTTACCTGGCACCGTGCCCTGTGGAGCCCGGACTTTCCTCGGCACCGGATCTTGCGATCCGATGACGCGACTGCTTGGCCGACTCCGCCGCACGCATTGTCGCATTGTTCCGTCGTGCGCGCGCCAACGGCGGTTCAGCAAACGCCGCCTGCGCCGCTGACCATTGGATCCACGCGGGCCCCGGCGTGCACCGGGCCGCCTATTCCCCGCCGTACAGCGCCTTGCGCGGCGCGCCGCTGAGTTCGGCTGCCAGCTTCGCCGCCTGCGAGGGCTTGAGGTAGTCGACCAACTTGGCGTACAGGCGCTTGCCCTCGGCGACCTGCGCATCGGCGTCGTCGCCGGCGCCTTGCACGATCACCACGAACTCGCCCTTGCGCTGGTTGGGGTCGGCGGCCACGCGTTCGCGCAACTGCGCCAACGGGCCGTCGAGCACGGTTTCGAACAGCTTGGTCAGCTCGCGCGCGATCGCCGCGGGGCGCTCGCCGCCGAAGGCCACGACTAGGTCGTCCAGGGTCTCTTCGATGCGGTGCGCGGATTCGTAGAACAGCAGGGTGCGCGGCTCGGCGACCAGCGCGCTCAGGCGGTCGCGGCGCGCGGCGGTCTTGGCCGGCAGGAAGCCTTCGAACGCGAACCGGTCCGAAGCCAGACCGGCCACGCTGAGCGCGGCGATCGCGGCGCAGGCGCCGGGCACCGGCGATACCCGGATGCCGGCCGCGCGCGCGGCGCGCACCAGGCGGTAACCCGGGTCGCTGACCAGCGGCGTGCCGGCGTCGGAGACCAGGGCCAGCGACTCGCCGGCCTGCAGGCGCGCGACCAGTTGCGCGGCCTGCGCGTCCTCGTTGTGCTGGTGCAGGGCCAGCAGCGGCCGTTCCAGGCCGAAGTGCGACAGCAGTTGGCGGGTGTGGCGGGTGTCCTCGGCGCAGACCGCGTCGACCGTGCGCAGGGTCTCTAGCGCGCGTGCGGACAGGTCGCCGAGGTTGCCGATCGGGGTCGCGACCACGTGAAGGGTACCGGGGCTTTGCATCGTGCTTCCGTGTCGGGGCCGGGTAGAATCCTAACCGGTCCCCCAAGGAACGCCGCGTAGCGGCGGATGCAGCCCGATGCGCCAGCACCAGATCGCCACCGCCCGCCCCTCCCGCGCCCGACTGGCCCGCACCGCGCTGAGCGCGCTCGCGCTGGCCGCGGCCCTGGCCGGTTGCGGCACGGTGACCACGCAGGGCAGCAAGCCGGTGGCCGCGCGCACCGTCAGCCATCCGCTGTTCGTGCAGGCCGGCGAGCTGGCGCGCAACGGCGCGGCCCTCAGCGGCGCCGCGCGCAGCGAGAACGACAGCCAGATCGAGCGCCTGCTGGCGCAGCTGGACAACGACAGCCTGGCGCGCGAAACCGCCGCCCTGCCCGCCGGCGACCCGCTCTACAACTACGCCGGCCGCGCGCTGCTGCGCCGCGGCCTGGCCTTGCCGCGTCCGTTCGACCGCGGCGAAGGCTGGCGCTTCGATCCCAAGCGTCCGCCGGCCGACCACGACGGCTACCGCCCGCCGAGCAAGATCGCGGTGCTGCTGCCGCTGTCGGGCAGCCTGGCCACCGCCGCCTCGCCGGTGCGCGACGGCTTCCTGGCCGGCTACTACGCCGAAAACCGCCGCCGTCCCGAGGTCGTGTTCTACGACACCCAGGGCACCGCCGGCGGCACCCTGGCCGCGTACGACAAGGCCGCCGCCGAAGGCAACGATTTCGTGGTCGGCCCGCTGGGCCGCGACGAGGTCAGCGCGCTGTTCGGCAAGGGCGCGCTGCCGGTGTCGGTGCTGGCGCTGAACCGCGGCACGGTCGCGCCGCCCTCGGGCACCGCCAGCTTCTCGCTGTCGCCGGAAGACGAAGGCCTGGCCGCGGCCGACTACCTGCTCGGCCGCGGCGCGCGCCGGGTGCTGGTGGTGGGCGGCGGCGACGACGGCCAGAACCGCGCGGTGGCGTCGCTGCGCGCGCGCTTGAACGAGCGCGGCGCCACGGTCACCGACGTGGTCGGCGAAGGCACCGCCGATTTCGCCCCGTTCGCGAACAAGGACGGCGGCGTGGACGCGCTGTTCCTGGCGGTCAAGGGCGCCTCGGCGCGCACGCTGATGCCCAAGCTGGCCCTGGCCGGCCTGGGCGGCAAGCCGCGCGTGGCGACCTCGTACGTGTTGTCGGGCACCGGCAAGCCGGAGCAGGACCGCGTGCTGGACGGCATCGTGTTCCCGTCCGAAACCTGGACCACGCGCGGCGTGCGCGGCCTGCCCGCGGCCTCGTCGGCCGGCCAGACCCTGCCCACCGCGCGCGGCCCGGCCGCGCGCCTGTTCGCCTTCGGCTACGACGCTTGGCTGCTGTCGGCCTACCTGGAACGCCTGGCCACCTCCACCGACGGCGAGGTCGACGGCGCCACCGGCACCCTGCGCGTGGACGGCTTCGGCAACGTGCTGCGCACGCCCTCGTGGTCGGTGTTCAGCAGCGGCGTCGCGGTTTCGCTGAGCGACGCGGCCCGGCAGTAAGCGGCCATGGCCGCGCCCACCGACCGGCGCAGCCGCGGCGCGATGGTGGAAGCGGCGGCGCGCGCCTACTTGCTGGCGCAAGGCCTGCGCGACATCGCCGCCAACGCGCTGTTCCGCTACGGCGAACTCGACCTGGTGATGCTGGACCCGGGCGGGCGCGAGGCCTGCGTGGTGTTCGTGGAAGTGCGCTACCGCCGCAGCCACGCCTACGGCGGCGGGGCGGCCTCGGTCGATGCCGGCAAGCGGCGCAAGCTGGTGCGCGCCGCGCAAGGTTTCCTCGCCACGCACCGCGCCTATGCCGACGCGCCCTGCCGTTTCGACGTGATCGAAGCCGACGGCGATCCCGAGTCGCCGCAGCTGCATTGGCTGCGCGACGCCTTTCGCGCCGACGAGGTCTGAGCCACGCATGCCCACCGTGATCGCCCACGCCGCCGTACCGCTGGCCCTGGGTTGGGCCCTGGGACCGCGCAAAGTGAGCGGCCGCCTGCTCGCCGCCGGCGTGCTCGCGGCCATGCTGCCCGACGCTGACGTGGTCGCGTTCAAGCTGGGCATCGCCTACGCCGACGCGTTCGGCCACCGCGGCACCAGTCATTCCATCGTGTTCGCGCTGGCGGTAGGCGCCTTGGGCGCGCTCGCCAGCCATTGGTTGCGCGCGCCGCCGTTGTGGGCGGCGTTATGGCTGGCCTTGTGCACGCTCTCGCATCCCCTGCTCGATGCCTGCACCAACGGCGGTCTGGGCGTGGCCCTGCTGTGGCCGTGGTCGGACGCGCGCTGGTTCGCGCCGTGGCGGCCGATCGCGGTGTCGCCGATCGGCGCCGGTTTCTTCAGCCTGCGCGGCCTGCGCGTGCTGTGGTCGGAAGCGCTGTGGGTGTGGCTGCCGCTGCTGGCGCTGGCCGCGCCCTGGGCGCTGCTGCGCGCGCGGCGCACGCCTGAGCCGGCGCGATGAGCGCGCTGCCGCCGGGCCTGGCGCAGGAGCTGGCCGCGCTGCTGGGCGAGGGCTGGCGCACCGATCCCGGCGAGCGCCTGGCCTATGCCTACGACAACTCGCGCCGCGAGGCCCTGCCCGACGCGGTGGCGCTACCAAGCACGCGCGAGCAGGCGCAGGCGCTGGTGCGCGCCTGCCGCGCGCATCGGGTGCCGGTGGTCGCGCGCGGGCGCGGCACCAACACCACCGGCGCCTCGGTACCGGTGGCCGCGGGCGTGGTGGTCTCGTTCGAACGCATGAACCGCATCCTCGATATCCGCTCAGGCGACCGCTGCGCTGTCGTCGAACCCGGCGTGCTCAACGGCGAACTGCAAACCGCGCTGGCGCCACACGGCCTGTTCTGGCCGCCCGATCCCACCAGCGCAGCCTTCAGCACCGTGGGCGGCAACCTGGCCTGCAACGCCGGCGGCCCGCGCGCGGTGAAGTACGGCGCCAGCCGCGACAACGTGCTGGCGCTGACCGCGGTGACCGGCGCAGGCGAGCTCATCGTCTGCGGCACCGCCACCACCAAGGGCTCCACCGGCTACGACCTGCACCGCCTGCTGGTGGGCAGCGAGGGCACGCTGGCCCTGATCGTCGAAGCCAGCCTGCGCCTGACGCCGGCGCCGCAGCAGCGCCGCGCGTTGCGCGCGGTCTACCGCGACGTGTCGGCGGCGGCGCGCGCGGTGGCGCGGCTGATGGCGCAGCCGGTGACGCCGTCGATGCTGGAATTCATGGACGCCCCATGCGTGCGCCTGGCGCGCGAGGTGGGCGGTGCCGACCTGCCCGCCGATGCCGGCGCGCTGTTGATGATCGAAGCCGACGGCGATGCCGCGACCTTGCCTTACGCGGTCGAAGCATTGGCGCGCGCGGCCACCGGCGACGGTCTATTGGCGCTGGACGAGGCGGCCGACGAGGCCGCGCGCGAGCGCCTGTGGGCCGCGCGCAAGGCGCTGTCGCCGGCCTTGCGCACGCTGGCGCCGGGCAAGATCAACGAAGACGTGGTGGTGCCGGTGTCGCGCATCCCGCCACTGGTCGACGGCGTGCAGGCGCTGGCGCAGGAGTTCGCCCTGCCCATCGTCTGCTTCGGCCATGCCGGCAACGGCAACCTGCACGTGAACCTGCTCTACGACCCCGCCGACGCGGCGCAGAGCGAACGCGCGCAGGCGGCGATGGCGCGGGTGTTCGCGCTGGCGCTGGACTTGGGCGGCACGCTGTCGGGCGAGCATGGGATCGGCCTGGCCAAGCGCGATTTCATGCCGCAGGCGGTGAGCGCGCCTACGCTGAGCCTGATGCGACAGCTGAAGGCGGTGTTCGATCCGGAGGGGATATTGAATCCGGGGAAGTTGTTGCCGGATTGAGGCCAAGAGCAAATCCCCCCTTCCCCTTCTTCAAAGGGGGGGAACTACACGAAGGTGGAACGGTACGAGCATCAGCGCCCTGCTTGTCTTCCCCCTTTGGAAAAGGGAGATTGAGGGGGATTTGCTTTTCGCCTAGCCGCGAAAATGATCGTAGCCGCCTTGCGCAGCTACCCACTCACGCCCGTCGTCGTGCAGCGCACGCACTCCCTCGCCCGCGATCACTCGGCCGATTTCGCTGATGGCCACGCCTGCCTCGGCAGCGGCCTGCCGCAACGCATCGCGCGCCTCAGGCGGCGCGGTGAAACACAGTTCGTAGTCATCGCCCCCGCTGGCCTGCAGCGCATGCTGCGCATCCGGCGCGAACGCGGCCGCCAGCGCCGCCGAGGTCGGCAACGCGGACAGCATCACTTCGGCGCCCACGCCGCTGGCGGCGCAGACATGGCCCAGATCGGCCAGCAAACCGTCCGACACATCGATGCCCGCATGCGCATGGCGCAACGCCGCGCGCAGCGCCAGCCGCGGCGTCGGCCGATCCAGACGCGCGCGCAGCGCGGCATCGATCGCCCCGCCCGCGCGCCACTGCGCCAACGCACCGGCGGCATCGCCCAACGTGCCGCTGACCCAGACCGTATCGCCTTCGCGTGCGCGGTCGCGGCGCAGCGCGCGGCCGGGTTCGACCATGCCGTGCGCGGTCACGCATATCGACAAGGGGCCACGCGTGGTGTCGCCGCCGACCAGGGCCACGCCGTGCTGCGCGGCCAGAGCCAAGTAGCCGTCGAGGAATGCGTCCAGCCAGGCCGGATCGGCCTGCGGCAACGACAGGGACAAGGTGCACCAGGCCGGCTCGGCGGCCATCGCCGCCAGGTCCGACAGGTTCACCGCCAGCGCCTTCCAGCCGATGTCGGCCGGCGCGGTTCCGTCGGGGAAATGCACGCCCGCGTTGAGCGTGTCCAT
Encoded proteins:
- the mraZ gene encoding division/cell wall cluster transcriptional repressor MraZ, yielding MFQGETAITIDDKGRLAVPTAYRELVARECGNRLVITYNPFEAGSLYLYPLAVWERVRDQVNALPKAKKVNRNIQLKLVGAASFVELDGNGRISVPASHRAAVGIEKKAVLLGMGDKFELWSEQAHHAQIRQTIGDEDLSDELLDLQL
- the rsmI gene encoding 16S rRNA (cytidine(1402)-2'-O)-methyltransferase encodes the protein MQSPGTLHVVATPIGNLGDLSARALETLRTVDAVCAEDTRHTRQLLSHFGLERPLLALHQHNEDAQAAQLVARLQAGESLALVSDAGTPLVSDPGYRLVRAARAAGIRVSPVPGACAAIAALSVAGLASDRFAFEGFLPAKTAARRDRLSALVAEPRTLLFYESAHRIEETLDDLVVAFGGERPAAIARELTKLFETVLDGPLAQLRERVAADPNQRKGEFVVIVQGAGDDADAQVAEGKRLYAKLVDYLKPSQAAKLAAELSGAPRKALYGGE
- a CDS encoding metal-dependent hydrolase, with translation MPTVIAHAAVPLALGWALGPRKVSGRLLAAGVLAAMLPDADVVAFKLGIAYADAFGHRGTSHSIVFALAVGALGALASHWLRAPPLWAALWLALCTLSHPLLDACTNGGLGVALLWPWSDARWFAPWRPIAVSPIGAGFFSLRGLRVLWSEALWVWLPLLALAAPWALLRARRTPEPAR
- a CDS encoding YraN family protein — protein: MAAPTDRRSRGAMVEAAARAYLLAQGLRDIAANALFRYGELDLVMLDPGGREACVVFVEVRYRRSHAYGGGAASVDAGKRRKLVRAAQGFLATHRAYADAPCRFDVIEADGDPESPQLHWLRDAFRADEV
- a CDS encoding FAD-binding oxidoreductase; this encodes MSALPPGLAQELAALLGEGWRTDPGERLAYAYDNSRREALPDAVALPSTREQAQALVRACRAHRVPVVARGRGTNTTGASVPVAAGVVVSFERMNRILDIRSGDRCAVVEPGVLNGELQTALAPHGLFWPPDPTSAAFSTVGGNLACNAGGPRAVKYGASRDNVLALTAVTGAGELIVCGTATTKGSTGYDLHRLLVGSEGTLALIVEASLRLTPAPQQRRALRAVYRDVSAAARAVARLMAQPVTPSMLEFMDAPCVRLAREVGGADLPADAGALLMIEADGDAATLPYAVEALARAATGDGLLALDEAADEAARERLWAARKALSPALRTLAPGKINEDVVVPVSRIPPLVDGVQALAQEFALPIVCFGHAGNGNLHVNLLYDPADAAQSERAQAAMARVFALALDLGGTLSGEHGIGLAKRDFMPQAVSAPTLSLMRQLKAVFDPEGILNPGKLLPD
- the rsmH gene encoding 16S rRNA (cytosine(1402)-N(4))-methyltransferase RsmH; amino-acid sequence: MERPGARSGHLPVMYRQVLDGLQVNGSGTYLDGTFGRGGHARGVLDQLGAGGRLLLMDKDPEAIAVAEREFGADPRVSIFRGSFAHIADWDAAAAGLDGVLLDLGVSSPQLDVAERGFSFGKDGPLDMRMDPDSGQSAAQWLAQASEREIADVLWTYGEERMSRKIARTLVARRAEQPILRTAQLAELIASVMPRGDKIHPATRSFQAIRIHINRELADLETGLDGALARLNVGGRLAVISFHSLEDRIVKQFIARHSKAPPSNRRLPVEVAFTPSLRAIDGAQKALDEETAGNPRARSAVLRVAEKLEAAA
- a CDS encoding bleomycin resistance protein; this translates as MAQTVIPQLRMLSASISLPFYERLGFNLDWQHQFEPGFPLFVQLTRAGQTIFLSEHRDDCAVGGAVYFVVPDVDECHRAFVANSVAIAEPPENTPWDTREMLVADPDGNRLRFATDVTPTNADDTSTP